CGCTGACCGAGTCGCCGTTCCTGACCGGGATCGCCGCGATCGTCGCGGTGCTCTTCGGCCTCGCCGGCATCGTCTACGGCAGCCTGTCGGGATCGATCACGAAGGCCGGCGACGTGCCGACGCTGATGGGCCAGGGGATCAAGCAGATGGCGCCGGTGCTGGTGCTGTTCTTCGCGATCGCCCAGTTCCTGGCCTACTTCGAGTGGTCGCACCTCGGCGACGTCCTCGCGGTCAACTCCGCTGAGCTGCTGCAGACCAGCAACATCCCGGTCTGGGTGGTCTTCCTGCTCGTGCTGGTGCTGCTCGGCTTCGTCAACATCCTGGTCACCAGCGGCTCGGCCATGTGGTCGATCGCAGCGCCCATCCTGGTGCCCATGCTGATGCTGCTCGCGGTGCCGCCGGAGACCACCCAGGCGCTCTTCCGGATCGCCGACTCCGGCTCCACCGCGATCACCCCGATGAGCCCCTACTTCGTGATGGCGCTCGGCTTCCTGCAGCGCTACCGCAAGGACGCCGGCATCGGCACCCTCGCCTCCTACACGCTGCCGCTGGCCATCGCCATGACCATCGCCTGGACCGCGCTGTTCTTCCTGTGGTGGGGCCTCGGCATCCCGCTGGGACCGGGGGCGCCGGTCCGCTGACCTTCCTCCTCCCCCACCGGCAGTGCCGGGCTCACCTCGAGGTGAGCCCGGCACTGCTCATGCTCGTGCTCAGCGGATGCCGGTCTGCGCGACGCCCTGCACGATCCGGCGCTGCAGGAGCAGGAACGCGGCGAAGAGCGGGAGGATGCCCAGGATCGAGGAGGCCATCGTCTCGGCGTACTGGATCGCGGAGCCGCCGATCAGGCTGCTCAGCCCGACGGGGATGGTCTGCGACTTGGTCTGGGTCAGCACGAGGAGGGGCAGCAGGAAGGCGTTCCAGGTGCTGATGAAGGTCAAGATCGCGACAGCCGAGGTGGCCGGGCGGCACAGCGGCATGCAGATCTGCAGATAGATCCGCCACCAGCCGACACCGTCGATCCGGGCGGCGTCGATCAGCGAGTCGGGGATCTGCCGGAAGAACGCCCGGAAGATGAAGACCGCGACCGGCGCCGCGATGGCGGGAAGGATCAGGGCCCAGTACGTCCCCAGCAGGTGGAACGCCCGCAGCTGCATGAACTGCGGCAGCACCAGCGACTCCATCGGCATCATGATCCCCGCCAGCACCAGGGCCACCAGGACCCGCTTCCCGCGGAAGTCGAGGTGTGCCAGCGCGAACCCGATCATCGAGCAGACGGCCACCGTGAGGACGACCGCGAGCACCGAGATGATCAGGCTGTTGACGTACCACCAGCCGATCGGGTTCGCGTCCCATGCCTTCGAGTAGGCGTCGAGGGTCCAGCTGCTCCCCCAGAAGTCGACCGGGTCGGCGGTGATCTCGTCGTTGGGCCGCAAGGAGGTGATCAGCGCCCACGCGAAGGGCACCAGCCACAGCAGCGCGAAGACCACCAGGCACGTGGTCGCCAGCCGGTTGAACGCCTTCGTGGCCAGATCCGGGTGGAACCCGCGTCCCGCTCTCGGCGTGCTCATCAGACTCATTCGGCCACCTTTCGTCCGCGGCGCAGCAAGGCCCAGATCACCGCGACGAGCACCAGGGCGAGGAAGTAGACCATCGTCGCGGAGGCGGCGTACCCACCGCGGTAGGAGGTGAAGCCGGTGTCGTAGATGTATTCGATCGCCGGCCGGGTCGCCTTGTCCGGTCCGCCCTGCAGGAGCAGGTAGATCTGGTCGAAGACCTTCAGCGAGGCCAGCACCTGCAGGAGCACCACCAGGCTGATCGTCGAGCGCACCATCGGGATCGTCAGGTGTCGCATCTGCTGGAGCGGCGAGGTGCCGTCGAGCGCCGCGGCCTCGTAGACGTCTTCGGGGATGTCCATGATCGCGGCCAGGTAGAGGATGAAGTTGAAGCCGAAGGTCCACCACACGGTCAGCATCACCACGGAGAACCAGGCGCCGTTCACGCTGCCCAGGAAGTCCGGAGCGGTCAGGCCGACCCAACCGAAGGCGTGGCTGATCAGCCCGGTCTCGGGCGTGTACATGAACGCGAAGATCAGGCACACGATCGAGGACGGCACGACGTAGGGAGCGAAGAACGCCAGCCGGAAGAACCACTGGTTGCGGGTGACCCGGGCCGCGAGCATCGCCGCGATCAGCGGGAGCACGACCAGCAGCGGCGTGGTCAGCAGCGTGAACAGGGTCGAGTGCCACATCGACGCCCAGAACTCTCCGCTGCCGAGCACCTCGGCGTAGTTGTCGAGGCCGACCCACTCCCCCAGGCCCGGGGCCACGGTGGCGGTGTTGAAGAAGCTCACCACCAGACCGACCAGCACCGGGCCGACCAGGAAGAGCGCGTAGATCACCAGGAACGGCATCGAGAAGAGCCAGCCGGCACGGTTGTGCTCGGAACGCCTGCGCTCGGAACGCCTGTGCTCGGCGCGGGTGATCGTCACAGAAGACATCCGACTCCTCCTCAACCGACCGGCGGCTTCGCCGTGGCGTACGTCTTCAGCGCGGAGATCATGTCGCCCACCGCGGCGGCCGGCTCGACCTGGCCGGCGAGGACTCGGGAGATGACCCCGCCCATGGAGTTCTGGAAGTCGGAGCCGGCGCCGGTGTACCACCCCGGTGGGTCGTAGACGGCCTCGAACGCGGCGCGGACGTAGTTGCTCTGCGGCTGCTTGCTGGTGAACTCCTCGCTCTCCTGGGTCGGCAGCCAGGCAGGTACGTGGCCGCCGCCGGCCCAGGTCGCGGAGTCCTCGAGCAGCCCCTTGATGAAGGCGACGGCCTGGCGCGAGCCTTCGCTCGAACGGCCGTCGCTGCGTGGGACGACCAGCGCGTGCGAGTCGGCGTACGACCTCGGCTCCTCGCCGAGGATCGCGGGGAACGGCACCACGTCGAAGGCGAGCGGGTCACCGGAGGGCAGCGTGACGCCGCTGTAGGTCGGGATCTGCCAGACGCCGTCGAAGAGGAACCCCACCCGGCCCTGGCCGAACAGCGTCGACGCGGTGGTGATCGTGGCGCTGTGCGGCATCAGCTTCTTGCCCACCGTCAGCTCGCGCATCAGCGCGAAGGTCTCCTCCGCCGCGTCGCGGTCCAGCGTGATCCGGGTGCCCTGGTCCTCGAGGATCGACCCGGCGAGGCCGGAGTAGAGCGTGAGGAAGAACCGCCACGTCGTCGACGGGTCGGCGGTGTTGGAGGCGACAGCGCCGAAGTCGCCGCCGACCTCTTTCATCGCGCTGATCGCGCCGACGAACTCGTCGCGTCCGGCCAGCTGCCTCAGCCTGCCGTCGCCGTCGAGCAGGCCGGCCCTCTTCGCCAGCGTGCGGTTGTAGAACATGACGAACGGGTGGGTGTCCAACGGCACCGCGTACGTCGCACCGCCGACGGTCGCCTTCGACCAGGCGGCCGGCGTGAACCTGTCTCGGGTGACACCCGCGGCGGTGAGGCCCGCCTCCTCGACGGTCTCGAGCAGGCCGGCCTCGGCGAGCAGCGGCAGCCGGGAGAGGTGGGCGACGGCGACGTCGGGCGGCCGGCCGCTCGACGCGGCCAGGGCGAGCTTCGTGTAGTAGGGGTTGCCCCAGGAGAGCAGGGTGGACTCGACGCTGATGCCGGCCGAGGCCTGCACGTCCTCGACCATCGTGGCCATGTTGGCGCCGTCACCGCCGCTGAAGAGGTGCCAGAAGATGACGTCGGCGGTGGCCGGTTGTGAACCGGTCAGGCTGGAGACGACCGGCGAGGCGCAGCCTGAGGCCAGACCTGCCACGACGAGGCCGCTGGAGAGGCGGAGGAAGTCGCGCCGTGTGGGGGAACCTGTCACGTTCATCTCCTCGAAACCGACGGTGTGATGTGCGTCACCGGGTGACTGTGGCACAGTGTTTGCAACGTTGCAAGCAATCGAGGGAGACAACGTGAGAGCCACTGCCCACGACGGCACCCACCCACGCCCGCTGCTGTGCCGCGAGCACTGGACGAGCCTCGACGGCACCTGGGA
The sequence above is drawn from the Nocardioides albertanoniae genome and encodes:
- a CDS encoding carbohydrate ABC transporter permease produces the protein MSLMSTPRAGRGFHPDLATKAFNRLATTCLVVFALLWLVPFAWALITSLRPNDEITADPVDFWGSSWTLDAYSKAWDANPIGWWYVNSLIISVLAVVLTVAVCSMIGFALAHLDFRGKRVLVALVLAGIMMPMESLVLPQFMQLRAFHLLGTYWALILPAIAAPVAVFIFRAFFRQIPDSLIDAARIDGVGWWRIYLQICMPLCRPATSAVAILTFISTWNAFLLPLLVLTQTKSQTIPVGLSSLIGGSAIQYAETMASSILGILPLFAAFLLLQRRIVQGVAQTGIR
- a CDS encoding carbohydrate ABC transporter permease: MSSVTITRAEHRRSERRRSEHNRAGWLFSMPFLVIYALFLVGPVLVGLVVSFFNTATVAPGLGEWVGLDNYAEVLGSGEFWASMWHSTLFTLLTTPLLVVLPLIAAMLAARVTRNQWFFRLAFFAPYVVPSSIVCLIFAFMYTPETGLISHAFGWVGLTAPDFLGSVNGAWFSVVMLTVWWTFGFNFILYLAAIMDIPEDVYEAAALDGTSPLQQMRHLTIPMVRSTISLVVLLQVLASLKVFDQIYLLLQGGPDKATRPAIEYIYDTGFTSYRGGYAASATMVYFLALVLVAVIWALLRRGRKVAE
- a CDS encoding extracellular solute-binding protein, translated to MTGSPTRRDFLRLSSGLVVAGLASGCASPVVSSLTGSQPATADVIFWHLFSGGDGANMATMVEDVQASAGISVESTLLSWGNPYYTKLALAASSGRPPDVAVAHLSRLPLLAEAGLLETVEEAGLTAAGVTRDRFTPAAWSKATVGGATYAVPLDTHPFVMFYNRTLAKRAGLLDGDGRLRQLAGRDEFVGAISAMKEVGGDFGAVASNTADPSTTWRFFLTLYSGLAGSILEDQGTRITLDRDAAEETFALMRELTVGKKLMPHSATITTASTLFGQGRVGFLFDGVWQIPTYSGVTLPSGDPLAFDVVPFPAILGEEPRSYADSHALVVPRSDGRSSEGSRQAVAFIKGLLEDSATWAGGGHVPAWLPTQESEEFTSKQPQSNYVRAAFEAVYDPPGWYTGAGSDFQNSMGGVISRVLAGQVEPAAAVGDMISALKTYATAKPPVG